The following proteins are encoded in a genomic region of Corylus avellana chromosome ca4, CavTom2PMs-1.0:
- the LOC132179837 gene encoding low affinity inorganic phosphate transporter 1-like, whose protein sequence is MAREKLKVLETLDTAKTQLYHFTAIVITGMGFFTDAYDLLCISLVTKLLGRIYYRDDSLPKPGTLPANIQAAVNGVAFCGTLAGQLFFGWLGDKLGRKKVYGVTLLLMVVCSIASGLSFGNTANGVITTLCFFRFWLGFGIGGDYPLSATIMSEYANKRTRGGFIAAVFAMQGFGFLFGGIIALVVSSAFKNKYPAPPYYVDAAASLPRQADYIWRIVLMFGAIPAALTYYWRMKMPETARYTALVAKNAKQAAADMSKVLQVEIEPEQQKVDMLISQEAYGLFSKEFAKRHGLHLVGTATCWFLLDITFYSQNLFQKDIFSSIGWLPKAERMSAIDELYKVARAQTIITFCGVVPGYWFTVAFIDRLGRFAIQLMGFFFMSVFMFALAIPYNHWKRPGNHAGFLVMYSLTFFFANFGPNSTTFIVPAEIFPARVRSTCHGISAAAGKAGAIVGSFGFLYAAQNSNRDQTDKGYPPGIGVKNALLVLAGINVLGIFFTFLVPESKGKSLEELTGEDEVVTGATVAV, encoded by the coding sequence ATGGCTagagaaaaattgaaagtgcttgaGACACTGGATACTGCAAAAACCCAATTGTACCATTTCACAGCAATTGTAATCACTGGAATGGGATTCTTCACCGACGCATATGATCTCTTATGCATCTCTCTCGTGACCAAGTTACTTGGTCGCATATACTACAGAGATGATAGCTTACCAAAGCCGGGTACCTTGCCCGCCAATATTCAAGCTGCTGTTAATGGTGTTGCGTTTTGTGGCACTTTGGCTGGGCAGCTCTTCTTTGGCTGGCTTGGTGACAAATTGGGCCGTAAGAAGGTATATGGTGTAACCCTTCTTCTCATGGTAGTTTGCTCTATTGCCTCAGGACTCTCCTTTGGAAACACAGCGAACGGTGTTATCACCACGCTTTGTTTCTTCCGGTTCTGGCTTGGCTTCGGCATTGGTGGAGACTATCCTCTTTCCGCTACAATCATGTCCGAATACGCTAATAAAAGGACTCGCGGCGGGTTTATCGCCGCGGTTTTTGCCATGCAAgggtttggatttttatttGGTGGGATTATTGCTTTAGTCGTTTCAAGCGCGTTCAAGAACAAATACCCTGCTCCTCCATATTATGTTGATGCAGCAGCCTCCTTGCCACGACAAGCTGATTACATTTGGCGCATAGTCCTAATGTTTGGAGCCATCCCGGCCGCCCTTACCTACTACTGGCGCATGAAAATGCCTGAGACAGCTCGTTACACCGCTCTGGTAGCCAAGAATGCAAAACAGGCAGCAGCAGACATGTCTAAGGTACTACAGGTCGAGATCGAACCAGAACAACAGAAGGTAGACATGCTAATTAGTCAGGAAGCATATGGTTTATTCTCTAAGGAATTTGCGAAACGCCACGGGCTTCACTTGGTTGGAACTGCTACTTGTTGGTTTTTGTTGGACATTACCTTCTATAGTCAAAACCTTTTCCAGAAGGATATCTTCTCATCAATTGGTTGGTTGCCAAAGGCAGAGAGAATGAGCGCAATTGATGAGCTTTACAAGGTTGCAAGGGCACAAACAATAATAACATTTTGCGGTGTCGTGCCTGGGTATTGGTTTACAGTGGCCTTCATTGATCGGTTGGGACGATTTGCAATACAATTGATGGGTTTCTTCTTCATGTCTGTCTTCATGTTTGCGCTTGCTATCCCTTACAATCATTGGAAGCGACCGGGCAACCATGCTGGATTCCTCGTGATGTACTCGCTCACCTTTTTTTTTGCCAACTTTGGACCAAATTCCACAACATTTATTGTGCCGGCCGAAATTTTCCCAGCAAGGGTAAGGTCTACTTGTCATGGAATATCAGCAGCGGCTGGGAAAGCTGGAGCAATTGTTGGTTCATTTGGGTTTTTGTATGCTGCTCAAAACAGTAACCGAGATCAAACAGATAAAGGGTACCCACCTGGTATTGGAGTGAAAAATGCACTCCTTGTGCTCGCTGGGATCAACGTATTGGGtatattttttacctttttggtGCCTGAATCCAAGGGTAAATCGCTCGAGGAGTTGACTGGGGAGGATGAGGTAGTAACAGGAGCGACAGTTGCTGTGTAA
- the LOC132179838 gene encoding serine/threonine-protein phosphatase PP1 isozyme 2-like — protein MEPAVLDGIIDRLLEVRGRPGKQVQLSEAEIRQLCVVSKNLFLRQPNLLELEAPIKICGDIHGQYSDLLRLFEYGGFPPRSNYLFLGDYVDRGKQSLETICLLLAYKIKYPENFFLLRGNHECASVNRIYGFYDECKRRFNVRVWKIFTDCFNCLPVAALIDEKILCMHGGLSPDLHNLDEIRNMQRPCDVPDNGLLCDLLWSDPSKDIQGWGMNDRGVSYTFGADKVTEFVKRHDVDLICRAHQVVEDGYEFFANRKLVTIFSAPNYCGEFDNAGAMMTIDETLMCSFQILKPYDKKPKFSFVNTAAAKPGGPATKIKSFLSGKV, from the exons ATGGAACCTGCAGTCCTGGACGGCATAATTGACAGGCTGCTTGAGGTTAGAGGGAGACCGGGGAAGCAGGTGCAGCTTTCTGAGGCAGAGATCAGGCAGCTCTGTGTTGTCTCTAAGAATCTCTTCTTGAGGCAGCCTAATCTCCTCGAGCTCGAAGCACCCATCAAGATATGCG GAGATATTCATGGTCAATATTCTGATCTTCTGAGGCTTTTTGAATACGGTGGATTTCCTCCTCGCTCCAATTACTTATTCTTGGGGGATTATGTAGACCGTGGAAAGCAAAGTTTGGAAACAATATGCCTTCTCCTtgcttataaaataaaatatccgGAGAACTTTTTCCTCTTGAGGGGCAACCATGAATGTGCTTCTGTAAACCGTATCTATGGATTTTATGATGAGTGTAAACGAAGATTTAATGTCAGAGTCTGGAAAATATTCACAGATTGTTTCAACTGCTTACCTGTGGCAGCACTCATTGATGAAAAGATATTATGCATGCATGGGGGACTTTCTCCTGACTTGCACAATTTGGATGAGATAAGGAATATGCAGCGGCCTTGTGATGTTCCAGACAATGGTTTGCTATGTGATCTCCTCTGGTCTGATCCTAGTAAAGATATTCAAGGTTGGGGGATGAATGATAGGGGAGTTTCCTATACCTTTGGCGCTGATAAAGTGACAGAATTTGTTAAGAGGCATGACGTTGACTTAATCTGTCGAGCTCACCAG GTTGTGGAAGATGGATATGAGTTCTTCGCTAATAGAAAACTTGTGACCATATTTTCCGCACCAAATTATTGTGGAGAGTTTGACAATGCTGGTGCCATGATGACCATTGATGAGACTTTAATGTGTTCTTTCCAAATATTAAAGCCTTATGATAAGAAGCCAAAGTTTAGCTTCGTGAACACAGCTGCAGCTAAGCCTGGTGGTCCTGCAACAAAAATAAAG tCGTTTCTCAGCGGCAAGgtatga